CCACTACCAAACAGTGCGGCTGGAAACAGCACCGTGGTCAGTGAATAATTTTCCAGGGCGGCAATCGCCACCGCATTGCGCAACATGAATACCACGAACACCAATTGCGATTCGGAGTAAGGCGCGTCATACGCCTTGCGCATGGTTGGCCCCAGGCCCAACACATCCACCGTGGTCAACACCACCACGGCCCACAATGGATCATTGCCAACAAACCACAGCGGCAATGCCGCCAGAGCCGCAATAAAAAACGCCCAGTCCAGCCGCGTCACCGTAATGTCAGCCCGGTAGCGGTACGCCCAGACGGCGATACCCAATGACACCACACCTGACAGCCCAATCGGCCACGCGCCTGCACCAGCCCCATCCGCCAACTGCGCAAAAAACACCAGAAACGTCGTCAATCCCCAAATAATCCAGGAAAACATGTGCGGCCTGACCACCCCAACAAAAATCAGCCAGAGATAAGGCGCAAAGCCCAGCACCGTCAGCACGATCGCAACAGCGGCATATTCTTCTTTGGATATCACGTCTCTACCACGCCAACGTTTTTTTCAGATCATCACCACTATCGGCAATTTAATGCGATGAGAATATGCTTGTTTTGGATTTTATCCGCGAAAAAATCTGCAGCGCACATCAGCCTTACACTGCATTTTGCTTCATCATCAAGACAGAAAATCCACCGGTCAAAGGCGAATGGCGTAGTTCAGGAGAGGAAGGAACAATAAAATTTTATGCGCGCAACCGCATCAGGGCCACTTTGCCATCAAGCGACGATTCGATGTCGAGTTCAAAATAGGCAACCTGCCCCTTGCCGCGCTGTTTGGCGGTATACATCGCGCGATCAACATCTTTGAGCAGCGCTTGCACATTGGCTTCACTACCATCGATCAGACGCACCCCGATGCTGGCCCCCAGGGTCAAAGTGACATCACCAATACTGAACGGCTGTTCAATGATCTGCAGCAGTTTGCGCGCCACCACCGCCACCTTGTCATACGCCTTGTCGGCGGTTTCCTGGCCGGCGCGAATCACAATAACGAACTCGTCCCCCCCCAGACGGCAAATTTCATCTTCCACCCGAGTGACCGCCTTTAGCCGACGCGCCACTTCGCGCAGCACCGCATCACCGACCTCATGCCCATGAAAATCATTAATCTGCTTGAATCCGTCCATGTCCAGCATGATTACCGCATGATAAGTGTGGTAACGACTAAATCCCGCCACCGCTCGATGCAGCGCGTCCTGCAGATAGCGGCGATTGCCCAAACCCGTCAGCTCATCGTGGTAGGCCATGTGCTGGACCTGCTCAATCGCCCGATCACGCTGCAACATGAACGGCCGCACCACCCAGCAATAAATCAGCGGTGAAGATAAAATCGGCAACGCCAACGAATCCACCAGAGCTTCAACATTGGTGCTCAGTTGCCAATTGGCGACCGAAAATGTCAACATTATCAATAACTCAACCAGACTAACAATCAGTCCAACGCGCACCAGAACACGCGCCACCAGGGCCGTTCGGTGCTGTCGCATATTCTCAGAGCAATCTTTCATATCCGCCATTATCAAGGCTCCAGTCGGGCTCTCGAGTGCTATCGCCACTATCGGGCCACGAATTTAGGCATATTGGTTGCGCAAATGTGCGGCAATTGGCTTTGTACATTGTTTTTTACATTCCAGCAGCCAACTGTTTTCCCTAAACCACATCGGGTAAACTCCAAGGATGAGCAAAGACTTTTTGGCACTACGCCGTATCGATATCGACACCTACCACGAAAACGTGGCCTACCTGCATCGCGAGTGTGAGCTGTACCGCGCCGAGGGCTTTCAGGCTTTATCCAAGATTGAAATCACCACCGACGGCAAACGCATTCTGGCGGTGCTAAACGTGGTCGATGACGCCAGCATCGTCGGCCCCAGCGAGTTAGGTTTATCGCAGCAAGCATTCAAACAGCTAGACGTTCAACCCGGTTGCCTAGTACGAGTGGCCCACGCCGAGCCGCCCGAATCTATGGATGCGGTCCGGCGCAAAATCGAAGGCGAACGCCTGAATCAGGACGACTTTCTGCGCATTACTCGCGACATTGCCGACAGCCGTTATTCAAAAATGGAAATGGCGGCGTTTCTGGTCGCCTCCGGCCAAACCAGTCTGGATCGTGATGAAATTTTCTACCTCACCCGCGCCATGCTGGCCTCCGGTGAAAAACTGGACTGGCACGAGCCACTGGTGGTCGACAAACACTGCATCGGCGGCATTCCCGGCAATCGTACCTCCATGCTGGTGGTGCCCATCGTCGCTGCCCACGGCATGTTGATTCCCAAAACTTCCAGCCGCGCCATCACCTCCCCCGCCGGCACCGCCGACACCATGGAGCTGCTGGCGGATGTCAA
This genomic stretch from Gammaproteobacteria bacterium harbors:
- a CDS encoding GGDEF domain-containing protein; the protein is MADMKDCSENMRQHRTALVARVLVRVGLIVSLVELLIMLTFSVANWQLSTNVEALVDSLALPILSSPLIYCWVVRPFMLQRDRAIEQVQHMAYHDELTGLGNRRYLQDALHRAVAGFSRYHTYHAVIMLDMDGFKQINDFHGHEVGDAVLREVARRLKAVTRVEDEICRLGGDEFVIVIRAGQETADKAYDKVAVVARKLLQIIEQPFSIGDVTLTLGASIGVRLIDGSEANVQALLKDVDRAMYTAKQRGKGQVAYFELDIESSLDGKVALMRLRA